The Microbulbifer sp. TB1203 nucleotide sequence GAAGATCGAAAAATCGGAAGGGAAAGTTCTTCATCAACTTCAGTCCGGCGATCAGCAACAAAGCGGCGAAAGCAATCCGGCAGGAAGTACGCAGCTGGAAACTGCATCTGCGCAGCGACAAGTCACTGGAAGACTTGGCAAGGATGTTCAACGCGGTGATCCGCGGCTGGATCAATTACTACAGCGCATTTTACAAGTCAGCGCTGTATACAACCCTCCGGCGGATTGACCGTAGGCTCGTAATTTGGGCAACTCGCAAGTTCAAAAGACTGCGGGGCCACAGGAGGCGAGCAACCCACTGGTTGGAGCGTATTGCGCGCAGACAGCCGGGGTTGTTTGCCCATTGGCGTTTATTACATGGACAGGCTGGGTAGGAGGAGCCGGATGAGCGGAGACGTTCACGTCCGGTTCTGTGAGCGCCTCGGGGGGAGGGTCCCCGGGGCGACTCGACTCATTATTACAGGGAAGAGTCCAGCTGCTCTGGAGGAAGAGGTTCGGCCAAAGGTTGAACGTTTCCTGGCAGAGCGCGGATTACAGCTCTCAGAAGAGAAAACGCGCATCAGTCATATTGAGCAAGGCTTCAACTTTCTGGGCTTTCATTTTAAAAAGTACCGAAAAACCTTGCTGATCCAGCCTCAAGACGGTAAAACCCGAGAGTTGCTTATGAAGGTGCGAGGCGTGCTGAAGCAATATCGCGGCATTCCGTTTCACGCCCTACTGGCAAAACTCAACGCTGTGATCAGAGGCTGGGCCTATGCGTATCGACACGTGGTAGCAAAAGAACGCCTGAGTTACGTCGACGACAAGATCTATCCACTGGTGAAAAAGTGGCTTCAAAGGGAACACCGATCTAAGACGTGGGCATGGATCAGAAAACGCTACCGTGAGCGCTTCAAAGGTCGTATTGAGTACGGGTGCTACTATCCGACAACGTCGGGTCCAAAACTCATACGGTTGTTCAAGGCCAGTGACCTGCCGATTCGGTATCACAGCAAGATACGCAGTGATGCCAATCCATATGATCTGGAGGACAGCGATTACTTTGAAGCGAGAGCCAAGAAGCAGCGGGTGAATGCACGACGGGATCGAAGGTTCCTGAACAGCTCGTCGTATGAGAAACTGGCCGCCTAAATGGAGGCCATATTGGATATGAATAGGTGGGTCGCTTGTGCGGCCTTCAAAGGGCTTGAGCTGTATGATGGGAAACTATCACGTACAGTTCTTATGGGGCGAAGGGCCGCAAGGCCCTTAGCTACCAGGTTTGCGAAGAGCCATGACGACAACAATTGCACTTCTTCTGTTAGTTTCGGCGCCATCGTTTGCTTCCGAGTGTAACCGAGAATTAGCTAAAGAGGTGGGCATAAAAGCCATTAAGAGTAAGTTTCCGAATGAGCATAAAGAGCACAAGCCTTTTGCGGTAGCTGCAGACAAGCAGTTCTGGTTTGTAGTCCCGGCGGTAGTGGGGAAATATTCACGTGGCGGTGGTGCACCGGAGGCCGTCATTGAGAAAAAATCTTGCAGGGTAGTCCGAGTGTCCCTTGCCAAGTAAGCAAATAACCAGGCCATGCTGCGGACGGCCTACACAACGCGCTTCGCGCTAAATACGTTCCGGCCACCACAGATGGCAACGTTAGCAATCATATGAAAAATCTACCACTTTTATTAATTCTCGTAACTTTATGTAGTTCAATTATGGCGAGTCCCTTTACCTATGATATCCAATATGCAGGTTACGATTTTGATCAATATGATTTAAAAGGAAATGCCAATTACGAAATTTTTGTAAAAGAATTCCGTGAATTTCCATGGAAAGACCAAGTTGGGAAAAGCAATGGTGGCTCCGAACCAACTATTTCAGTAAAGAATCAACAATCGAACATAGATCTATGGGTCTCAGTCATTGGAAGTTCGGATGAATACGCCTATTTAGTTGGCATAGTTCAGCCTAAAAAGGTAAAAACCTTATTAGGCTTCGGAAAAGAAAAGGAAGTACTTTGGGTGAGCGCCTACGTCTTTGAACAAGCCGAATGGGTAGAACAGGCATTTAAATTGTATTTTGAGGGTAAAATTGGAGTACTAAATTCCAAATTATCCGATTTAACTGTATTTTTTGAGCAAGAGGCTAGACAGTAAAGTGCTAACAAACTGGTCAACTCGACCTCCACTGCGCAGCTTGTTTTGTGCTTTAGTAGCACAAAACAAGCTACTCCGTTCCGTCGAGTTACCAGGGCGTTAAGCGGGAACACTATGAAGCGAGTAATACTTCTACTTTTAGCTTATGCATTCTCAGTATCCGCAAATTCGGTTGAGATCGAATCCGCATATGAACGTATGCTTCTGATCTGCTCAGAACATCCTGACTTCCGGCCGTCGTCAATTGATTTTTATGACCCACAGAATAGCCAGGCTTTCGAGCGTGAATTTTACGAGCTAGCGTTGAAGCTCCACGAGCAGGGAATAGAATCGATGGAATTCCTTTTGGACAAAGTAAAAAGC carries:
- a CDS encoding NTF2 fold immunity protein; amino-acid sequence: MTTTIALLLLVSAPSFASECNRELAKEVGIKAIKSKFPNEHKEHKPFAVAADKQFWFVVPAVVGKYSRGGGAPEAVIEKKSCRVVRVSLAK
- a CDS encoding group II intron maturase-specific domain-containing protein, which codes for MSGDVHVRFCERLGGRVPGATRLIITGKSPAALEEEVRPKVERFLAERGLQLSEEKTRISHIEQGFNFLGFHFKKYRKTLLIQPQDGKTRELLMKVRGVLKQYRGIPFHALLAKLNAVIRGWAYAYRHVVAKERLSYVDDKIYPLVKKWLQREHRSKTWAWIRKRYRERFKGRIEYGCYYPTTSGPKLIRLFKASDLPIRYHSKIRSDANPYDLEDSDYFEARAKKQRVNARRDRRFLNSSSYEKLAA